AATTTCATACCATGGCCCCTTGGATGCGGTCAACGTGCCTAGCGGGAGCCCGCCTGACGTTTTCGCAGCGGTCGGTACACCGGAAGCTCCCCGTCCATCTCGGCCAGACGAGGGTAGGCCTCATCTTTGTTCGACAATACGGGATGGGTCACCGGCCAGGGGATCGCCACCGTCGGATCGTTCCAGATGATGCCGCGTTCGTCGTTCGTGGAATAGAGGTCCGTGCACTTGTAGAGCACGTCCGCCGTCTCGCTCACCACGCAGAATCCATGGGCAAAGCCCGGCGGAATATAGAGCTGCCGCCTGTTCTCGCCGGAGAGCTCGACCCCGACCCACTGACCGAAGGTCGGCGAGCCTTTGCGGATGTCCACGGCCACGTCAAAGATGCGCCCGGTCAGCGCCAGGACCAGCTTCCCCTGCGCATGGTGCAACTGATAATGGAGACCGCGCAG
This genomic stretch from Nitrospira sp. harbors:
- the rfbC gene encoding dTDP-4-dehydrorhamnose 3,5-epimerase — protein: MKITATTLPGVLLIEPDVFTDKRGQFLEIHHAQRYKKGGIPGPFVQDNLSHSIRGVLRGLHYQLHHAQGKLVLALTGRIFDVAVDIRKGSPTFGQWVGVELSGENRRQLYIPPGFAHGFCVVSETADVLYKCTDLYSTNDERGIIWNDPTVAIPWPVTHPVLSNKDEAYPRLAEMDGELPVYRPLRKRQAGSR